The Solenopsis invicta isolate M01_SB chromosome 3, UNIL_Sinv_3.0, whole genome shotgun sequence region AAGATTCCAACGATAACGTTACCAAGAAGCTACTGGTAAATTTTATAGGTTTTGTACTACGCATCATAATCATCAGTAAATCTTTTCGTTCGCTAATTGTCAGTAATATCCACTCCATTTTATACACCGCTTCACTCAAACCAATACtctgcataaataaaaaaataattaatataaaatatatcactatatatatataatctgtaattgtaaaagaaatgtgctacacaaacatatttttctgtaatataattttttgtttgtacaaattgtttatataagTAAAGAAACAGAGAGTTTTAACTACCTTAAGTATAATTTCGTTTCCTGCCcaacaatacataaaaatttgcacaaacatgcaagatgtataaataccTAACTTTATAAAGTCTGTAACTGTTTTATGAGAAGATAAATAGTATACACTTGTACACAACACTAATATGCtgacaaaaaattgtataaaaactatttggCTAAATACCTTATTGACCATTTTggcaaatctaaaaatatacgtttattatatactgtaaattgtacaaataatatataaattattctaaagatatatatacaaaaaaacgtaataattttttcaacttcTTCACAAacctaattatatataaatgataatggATATTTTCTGATAATCTGCTGGTTTTATTTGTAGCGCTGTTTAAttcattttcttgtttttcatCAGACTCGATTACTTTCCGAAGACGACATATAAGAATGTCAAATTGTGCGCATATTTGTAGACAAAATCCTAATATCACGGTTTCCGTAGCGACGTTTACGAATGTAGAAAGAGCCATAGCTACTATTAATTTAAGGGATGTAAGCCAGAATAGAAAAGTTGAAGTATAATCGTATGGTATCCATGCTCTAATAGGCAATTCACCTTGTAAAGCAATGAGCACTTCTCCTATCGTAATACCAGTGAGAGAAAACGATGCCAAAATCGAATAACTCATGGTGTATGACCTATGTACACagagttttatatacataaatataacgaaataattatatataagtataatgataatttttttctaagaaatttcatgaacaaattaattctatgcattttattttttcaattttaaaatataagaatttaactACAAAAATTTAGTTTAGCAAATTTTATCACATTTCATGTGATAACGAATATGACGAGACTATTTAGAATTACGGATTATTTTTTCGATTATCATCTTGATTGAAtttgttcttttatatttaatttacatttgatcaatatcaataataaataagattgcaaataaattatccAAGATCGCTTACTATTAAGAATCATATTAGTATTTCTGAACACTTGCCTAATTAAACGATCATATTTCATTTGAATATTAATCTCTTCTTCGTTGCAGGCTTTGCATGGTTTCTCTTGCAACATTTTGATCAAGCTGATGAATTCACTACGGCGAGCTGTGGCAGTAACTGCTTTACAGTATACGGCAATAGCCGAAAGAAGTAATGACAAATTCGTAGTAAAGTCATCTATATTGTCAACAATAAAGATGGTATCGATCAATTGAGTAAGCACAAAAAAGGTCAACAGATACAGCGAAAAGAAGTTAAGTACGCTGTACGAGCATATCGAGCATTTCGAAGACCATTTGATCGGTCGCCATACACCACCGATtgtgtagaataaaaaattgagagcgAGTATCTGCATTTCTATGATTGCTGCAATCTAGTATAGCCAGAAAACATCTTAGTTTATTCAGAAATAATTCTTGCTaacaatgtattaaaataatgtatttctaATGCGCGAGAGAAGTTTTTCTTTActtctatttaaatataaagacaaattttttgactgtaaaaatagaagaaaatgtaaTACTTTGTAATAAACTGGGAAAACTTATTTAAggaaatgttattataattgttataataaagtaatatgaTCACATCATACtgtgaaaattttgaaatctagacaaaattatgaatttaaataaacgtaaaagTTATGTTTTTGCTAAATGgcgctatttttaatttttaaattaaatttaattaaaaactttaaatatatgtaatttagcTGTTCGtacatttatgtaattaaaatggACACTTGTCgattttacaatatatgtatgtgaTATTTTACAGCATGTGAGACTTTCCCAGATAACAAAACGTGTCTCAGCAAAATCATGCAAATCTGTGACTACTTATAAGGCTGACAACTTGCCATATATTTGTCTTCAATTTCGAAGCGACACGTAGACAACAATATACCTATTGCCAATAATTTAACGGTAAGTAGCATCAAAGTTATCTCGGCAAAATAGCAGCATTGTATGATTCTGTAGTCATTATGGTAATAGCAAGAATTTTGATGATAACATGATGATTCAAAGTTTCCAACAAGTTGCTATTTAAAGTTGTCGTATTGACATCAAATGTCAACAAATGCAAAGATAGTTGCTGCAGTTCTGATAGCTTAATACAAATTGTGATGCAAGCAATATGCTATACAGACACGTTGCTATCTGAGATTATCTACAATAGTCTTGTTTCAACTTGCACGTACCTTATAA contains the following coding sequences:
- the LOC105199467 gene encoding uncharacterized protein LOC105199467 isoform X4 gives rise to the protein MQILALNFLFYTIGGVWRPIKWSSKCSICSYSVLNFFSLYLLTFFVLTQLIDTIFIVDNIDDFTTNLSLLLSAIAVYCKAVTATARRSEFISLIKMLQEKPCKACNEEEINIQMKYDRLIRSYTMSYSILASFSLTGITIGEVLIALQGELPIRAWIPYDYTSTFLFWLTSLKLIVAMALSTFVNVATETVILGFCLQICAQFDILICRLRKVIESDEKQENELNSATNKTSRLSENIHYHLYIIRFAKMVNKSIGLSEAVYKMEWILLTISERKDLLMIMMRSTKPIKFTSSFLVTLSLESYATVSTKMNVIFEVLFNMAYNYIIFFIF
- the LOC105199467 gene encoding odorant receptor 46a isoform X2 — translated: MQILALNFLFYTIGGVWRPIKWSSKCSICSYSVLNFFSLYLLTFFVLTQLIDTIFIVDNIDDFTTNLSLLLSAIAVYCKAVTATARRSEFISLIKMLQEKPCKACNEEEINIQMKYDRLIRSYTMSYSILASFSLTGITIGEVLIALQGELPIRAWIPYDYTSTFLFWLTSLKLIVAMALSTFVNVATETVILGFCLQICAQFDILICRLRKVIESDEKQENELNSATNKTSRLSENIHYHLYIIRFAKMVNKVFSQIVFIQFFVSILVLCTSVYYLSSHKTVTDFIKLGIYTSCMFVQIFMYCWAGNEIILKSIGLSEAVYKMEWILLTISERKDLLMIMMRSTKPIKFTSSFLVTLSLESYATILKASYSAFNILQ
- the LOC105199467 gene encoding odorant receptor 46a isoform X1; protein product: MQILALNFLFYTIGGVWRPIKWSSKCSICSYSVLNFFSLYLLTFFVLTQLIDTIFIVDNIDDFTTNLSLLLSAIAVYCKAVTATARRSEFISLIKMLQEKPCKACNEEEINIQMKYDRLIRSYTMSYSILASFSLTGITIGEVLIALQGELPIRAWIPYDYTSTFLFWLTSLKLIVAMALSTFVNVATETVILGFCLQICAQFDILICRLRKVIESDEKQENELNSATNKTSRLSENIHYHLYIIRFAKMVNKVFSQIVFIQFFVSILVLCTSVYYLSSHKTVTDFIKLGIYTSCMFVQIFMYCWAGNEIILKSIGLSEAVYKMEWILLTISERKDLLMIMMRSTKPIKFTSSFLVTLSLESYATVSTKMNVIFEVLFNMAYNYIIFFIF
- the LOC105199467 gene encoding odorant receptor 46a isoform X3 yields the protein MQILALNFLFYTIGGVWRPIKWSSKCSICSYSVLNFFSLYLLTFFVLTQLIDTIFIVDNIDDFTTNLSLLLSAIAVYCKAVTATARRSEFISLIKMLQEKPCKACNEEEINIQMKYDRLIRSYTMSYSILASFSLTGITIGEVLIALQVAMALSTFVNVATETVILGFCLQICAQFDILICRLRKVIESDEKQENELNSATNKTSRLSENIHYHLYIIRFAKMVNKVFSQIVFIQFFVSILVLCTSVYYLSSHKTVTDFIKLGIYTSCMFVQIFMYCWAGNEIILKSIGLSEAVYKMEWILLTISERKDLLMIMMRSTKPIKFTSSFLVTLSLESYATVSTKMNVIFEVLFNMAYNYIIFFIF